A window from Raphanus sativus cultivar WK10039 unplaced genomic scaffold, ASM80110v3 Scaffold3159, whole genome shotgun sequence encodes these proteins:
- the LOC130506369 gene encoding la-related protein 1A-like, protein MGSSSNHMVSLLKIESPTSGWVKPLKDLLKTIDDVDFKIDKRSRTVYIYGKTNPEIILEKIAKAGQKAEIVWSDHQLKKPLHNQRGHPMQQYNCPPPPPNWIYYQQPLPYQAYALPPPYSLQPNPPAALPVPGGFQQKKDEKPAAKSFPPTPPPPKNFTMGDLHPGCGIM, encoded by the exons atgggaTCATCTTCTAATCACATG GTAAGTCTCTTGAAGATCGAATCTCCTACGTCCGGATGGGTGAAACCCTTGAAAGATTTGCTCAAAACCATTGATG aTGTTGATTTCAAGATAGACAAACGAAGTAGAACGGTATACATATATGGGAAAACCAATCCAGAAATAATACTTGAAAAGATTGCAAAAGCAGGCCAAAAAGCTGAAATCGTATGGAGCGATCACCAACTTAAGAAACCTCTACACAATCAAAGAGGACATCCGATGCAACAATACAATtgtcctcctccaccaccaaaCTGGATATACTACCAACAACCTCTACCGTATCAAGCTTATGCTCTTCCACCTCCGTATTCACTTCAGCCTAATCCCCCGGCGGCACTACCAGTACCAGGTGGTTTCCAGCAGAAGAAGGATGAGAAGCCTGCAGCTAAGAGTTTCCCGCCTACGCCACCTCCGCCTAAGAACTTTACTATGGGTGATTTACATCCAGGATGTGGGATCATGTGA